In a single window of the Terriglobus roseus genome:
- a CDS encoding phosphatase PAP2 family protein: MDELPDAPSAARAAEHQQGGAPSSVSTSAKDDTPLQDQPHSPVTLRNTPRHMLADAAHIVVSPIYIRTRDLAYLLPLAGATAAAFATDTHTMRDVVSHDTSFNQTAINVSDAGRDGFIAAPAAMFLWGTAVHNEKARETGILASQAWIEAYVADEIVKLSSFRERPLTDNARGNFYIGSSGADSSFISGHSMVAWSSAAVIAGEYHNPWAQLGVYTAASAVSMTRVLGQQHFPSDVLIGSAAGWLIGHYVYRAHHHADKVR, encoded by the coding sequence ATGGACGAACTGCCGGACGCGCCTTCGGCAGCCCGCGCAGCCGAGCATCAACAGGGTGGCGCGCCTTCAAGCGTCTCCACATCCGCGAAGGATGACACGCCACTGCAAGACCAGCCACACTCGCCAGTGACCCTCCGCAACACGCCGCGCCACATGCTGGCCGACGCAGCGCACATCGTCGTCTCACCGATCTATATCCGCACGAGAGATCTTGCCTACCTGCTGCCACTTGCCGGCGCCACCGCCGCTGCCTTTGCGACCGACACGCACACGATGCGCGACGTCGTCAGCCACGACACGAGCTTCAACCAGACGGCCATCAACGTCTCCGACGCGGGCCGCGATGGCTTCATCGCAGCACCAGCAGCAATGTTTCTCTGGGGAACCGCAGTCCATAACGAGAAGGCCCGAGAGACCGGCATCCTTGCATCGCAGGCCTGGATCGAAGCGTACGTCGCCGACGAGATCGTGAAGCTCTCGTCCTTCCGCGAACGGCCACTCACCGACAACGCCCGCGGCAACTTTTACATTGGGTCGTCCGGTGCAGATTCATCGTTCATCTCCGGCCACAGCATGGTCGCGTGGTCTTCTGCTGCCGTCATTGCAGGCGAGTATCACAACCCGTGGGCTCAGCTCGGCGTCTACACCGCCGCCAGCGCCGTCTCCATGACCCGCGTGCTCGGCCAGCAACACTTCCCTTCCGACGTCCTCATCGGCTCAGCCGCAGGCTGGCTCATCGGCCACTACGTCTACCGTGCGCACCACCACGCGGATAAGGTTCGATAA
- the atpB gene encoding F0F1 ATP synthase subunit A, with product MPEQLVFTRFLNAHFAGPVDALLRAVHVHPMYPEAPISNAVAMELIVVVLLLLYFVAVRASLSVDRPNGVAHSAEMMHEFVSGQAESIVGHGYEKFVGYLSALALFILVMNLLGLIPGLMSPTSNQVVPLGLALVTFVYYHYHGIRSNGAGYIKQFLGPVWWLAPLMFIIEVVSHFARVLSLTVRLYANMFAGDLVTLAFFSLIPVGVPLIFLGLHLGVSVIQTYVFMLLATIYLSLAVSHEH from the coding sequence ATGCCGGAACAGCTAGTTTTCACACGATTTCTGAATGCGCACTTTGCCGGTCCGGTAGATGCGTTGTTGCGTGCCGTGCACGTGCATCCCATGTACCCCGAGGCACCGATCTCCAACGCCGTTGCGATGGAATTGATCGTCGTTGTGCTGCTGCTTCTGTACTTCGTCGCGGTTCGCGCATCGCTCAGTGTTGATCGTCCGAATGGCGTGGCGCACTCCGCGGAGATGATGCACGAGTTCGTCAGCGGCCAGGCGGAGAGCATCGTCGGCCACGGCTACGAGAAGTTTGTCGGCTACCTGTCGGCACTCGCACTGTTCATCCTGGTGATGAACCTGCTTGGCCTGATTCCCGGACTCATGTCGCCGACCTCAAACCAGGTCGTGCCGCTTGGTCTGGCACTGGTTACATTTGTGTACTACCACTACCACGGCATCCGCTCGAACGGCGCTGGCTACATTAAGCAGTTCCTGGGACCCGTATGGTGGCTGGCGCCGCTGATGTTCATCATTGAAGTGGTCTCGCACTTCGCACGTGTCCTGTCGCTCACCGTCCGTCTGTACGCGAACATGTTCGCGGGTGACCTTGTGACGCTGGCATTCTTCTCGCTGATTCCGGTCGGCGTACCGCTGATCTTCCTGGGGCTGCACCTTGGCGTGTCGGTCATCCAGACGTACGTGTTTATGCTGCTGGCGACGATCTATCTGAGCCTGGCTGTCTCGCACGAGCATTGA
- a CDS encoding complex I subunit 4 family protein, translating to MNLNGIILSLIILTPLAGAGILAVLPDRGRLQQWGALVVTLITFAMTLHLPAHFAEAHTHLVGDPILGSTYKYVTSFAFEQNKFWIPSPLIRYHLGVDGLSMWLLVLSGLLAPLGVLASWNAIASRRKLFYVLFLLQQVAMLGVFASLDLFLFYAFFEMALVPMTVLIAVFGRTNNRQKAAMKYFLYNFIPSAILLVGVIWIYAKTGTFEMPRLIALASAHAIPGSSTALWLASLAFLLAFAVKVPVFPLHGWLSDAISEAPTAAVMVVAGKIGLYSILRYSFGIFPEQAHRIAPLMIALGAIGIVYGACIALVQNDLKRLAAFSTLGHLSFITLGIFSFTINGLDGGMYQILNHGISGGALFLLMGFLYERYGTYDMRELGGIAGRLPWMVTLFVITALSNVGLPMLNSFVGEFLILSGAASTQLSAHPWLWATIATTGVIFSAAYLLTMIQRVFYANLGAVTAEKRGWDITAREHLALWPMVVLFLYMGVASPTIMDALLPLGNRLSIQKLVPTALTASVGTRPEASVAGGAR from the coding sequence ATGAATCTGAACGGCATCATCCTTTCGCTGATCATCCTCACGCCACTGGCGGGAGCAGGCATTCTTGCCGTGCTGCCGGACCGCGGCCGTCTGCAACAGTGGGGCGCCCTGGTGGTCACGTTGATCACCTTCGCCATGACGCTGCACCTCCCTGCCCACTTTGCAGAGGCGCATACGCACCTTGTCGGCGACCCGATCCTCGGCAGCACGTATAAGTACGTCACAAGCTTCGCGTTCGAGCAGAACAAGTTCTGGATCCCGTCGCCGCTGATCCGCTACCACCTCGGCGTGGACGGCCTGTCGATGTGGCTGCTGGTGCTGTCAGGCCTTCTGGCTCCTCTCGGTGTCCTGGCATCGTGGAACGCAATCGCATCGCGCCGTAAGCTGTTTTATGTGCTTTTCCTGCTGCAGCAGGTCGCCATGCTCGGCGTTTTTGCTTCGCTGGATCTGTTCCTCTTCTACGCATTCTTCGAGATGGCGCTGGTTCCCATGACGGTGCTGATCGCTGTCTTCGGCCGCACCAACAACCGCCAGAAGGCCGCGATGAAGTACTTCCTGTATAACTTCATCCCGTCGGCCATCCTGCTGGTCGGTGTGATCTGGATCTATGCGAAGACGGGCACGTTCGAGATGCCGCGCCTCATCGCACTTGCCTCGGCACACGCGATCCCTGGCTCCTCGACTGCGCTGTGGCTCGCATCGCTTGCCTTCCTGCTCGCCTTCGCAGTCAAGGTACCTGTCTTCCCACTGCATGGCTGGCTCTCGGACGCCATCAGCGAAGCACCGACGGCCGCCGTGATGGTGGTGGCCGGCAAGATCGGTCTGTACAGTATCCTGCGCTACTCCTTCGGTATCTTCCCAGAGCAGGCGCACCGTATCGCTCCCCTGATGATCGCGCTCGGTGCCATTGGAATCGTCTACGGCGCATGCATCGCGCTGGTGCAGAACGATCTGAAGCGCCTTGCGGCCTTTTCCACGCTGGGTCACCTGTCGTTTATCACGCTTGGCATCTTCAGCTTCACCATCAACGGCCTCGACGGCGGCATGTACCAGATCCTGAACCACGGCATCTCAGGCGGCGCGCTCTTCCTGCTGATGGGCTTCCTGTACGAGCGTTACGGCACTTACGACATGCGCGAACTCGGCGGCATCGCCGGACGCCTGCCGTGGATGGTGACGCTCTTCGTCATCACTGCCTTGTCCAACGTTGGCCTGCCGATGCTGAACAGCTTCGTCGGTGAGTTCCTCATCCTCTCCGGCGCTGCATCCACGCAGCTTTCCGCACATCCCTGGCTGTGGGCCACCATCGCCACCACCGGCGTCATCTTCTCCGCAGCGTATCTGCTCACCATGATTCAGCGCGTCTTCTACGCGAACCTTGGCGCAGTGACTGCAGAGAAGCGTGGCTGGGATATTACGGCACGTGAGCACCTGGCACTCTGGCCTATGGTTGTGCTGTTCCTATACATGGGCGTTGCATCGCCGACGATCATGGACGCCCTTCTTCCGCTTGGAAACAGATTGAGCATTCAGAAGCTTGTACCAACCGCTCTCACCGCATCAGTCGGGACACGCCCCGAAGCATCCGTAGCAGGAGGCGCCCGCTAA
- a CDS encoding ATP synthase F0 subunit C, protein MKFMKYVFMMMATLLIAAPVFAQDAAANSSKGMLYIGAGLGMALAAGLCGLAQGKATASAAEALARNPGARPGIFTFLILGLAFIESLALFTFVIIFIKLQ, encoded by the coding sequence ATGAAGTTCATGAAGTACGTATTTATGATGATGGCGACCCTGCTGATCGCAGCGCCAGTATTCGCGCAGGATGCAGCTGCGAACTCGTCCAAGGGCATGCTGTACATCGGCGCCGGTCTGGGCATGGCACTCGCTGCCGGCCTCTGCGGCCTGGCACAGGGTAAGGCAACGGCTTCGGCCGCTGAGGCTCTCGCACGCAATCCCGGTGCACGCCCCGGTATCTTCACCTTCCTCATCCTCGGCCTGGCCTTCATCGAGTCGCTGGCACTGTTCACGTTCGTCATCATCTTCATCAAGCTCCAGTAG
- a CDS encoding alpha/beta fold hydrolase, with the protein MSGSSTRRWPVWVAVGASIVVVLALLIWLNPFLLIDTSVDVYLRTHGVSHHHVDVDGYQIHYLEAKAPAGSPDKPLVLVHGLGARATDWAPLIPALAAHGYHVYALDLLGYGSSPKPRDGDASLAVEEHITSGFLQALRLDKPDVAGWSMGGWVAMKLALDYPERVRRLLLYDSAGLYFIIDFPHTLFTPTDRAGFDALMQRIEPDHPRMKMPGFVIPGMLRRFEKNRAIVDSSFHSMLTGREILDFRVHALQMPVLIVWGTEDKLTPLATGLRLHELVPQSVFVGLRGCGHLAAAECSKQVLPETLKFLDAEPPLPASINYLDAPK; encoded by the coding sequence GTGAGTGGAAGTTCCACACGCCGATGGCCGGTCTGGGTCGCGGTCGGGGCCAGCATTGTCGTCGTGCTGGCGCTGCTGATCTGGTTGAATCCCTTCCTGCTGATCGACACGAGCGTCGATGTCTACCTGCGCACGCACGGCGTCAGCCATCACCACGTGGATGTCGACGGATACCAGATCCACTACCTCGAAGCGAAGGCCCCGGCGGGTTCGCCGGATAAGCCCCTAGTGCTTGTCCATGGACTCGGCGCGCGCGCTACAGACTGGGCGCCGCTGATCCCGGCGCTTGCTGCCCACGGCTACCACGTCTATGCGCTGGACCTGCTGGGCTATGGCAGCTCGCCGAAGCCTCGCGACGGCGACGCCTCGCTGGCCGTGGAAGAGCACATCACCTCAGGGTTCCTCCAGGCACTGCGTCTGGACAAACCGGATGTCGCCGGATGGTCCATGGGGGGCTGGGTCGCAATGAAGCTTGCACTGGACTATCCCGAACGTGTGCGGCGGCTGCTGCTCTATGACAGTGCGGGGCTGTATTTCATCATCGACTTTCCGCACACGCTCTTCACGCCGACGGATCGCGCAGGCTTCGATGCGCTGATGCAGCGCATCGAGCCGGATCACCCTCGCATGAAGATGCCTGGGTTCGTGATACCCGGCATGCTGCGGCGCTTTGAGAAGAACCGCGCCATCGTCGACAGCTCATTCCACAGCATGCTGACAGGCCGCGAGATCCTCGATTTCCGGGTGCACGCCTTGCAGATGCCGGTGCTGATCGTGTGGGGGACTGAGGACAAGCTGACGCCGCTGGCAACTGGTCTGCGCCTGCATGAACTGGTGCCGCAGTCTGTGTTCGTGGGATTGCGCGGCTGCGGACATCTCGCTGCCGCCGAATGTTCCAAACAGGTGCTGCCAGAAACTCTGAAGTTCCTCGACGCGGAGCCACCGCTCCCCGCATCGATCAACTACCTGGACGCGCCGAAGTAG
- a CDS encoding NADH-quinone oxidoreductase subunit N produces MFESLGNNVLALLPEYVLTIIGVIIMLLEPVLPPSRSRKPLGWLAIFGGVVATVISLWQLHLGIMNAFHDSIRVDSYSVFFQVIIGLVVVATLLTSLDFLDRKESHAGEYYALVCFGAVGMMLMCCSTELLMVFIGLEISSISTYIMAGFRKGQATGTESSLKYFLLGSFATAFFLYGIALTFGATGSTNLTVIAQAMTTTQTPVLAVLAVAMIIIGIGFKVSAAPFHVWTPDVYQGAPPPVVGMMSTAPKAAAFAVLLRILFSGYAMLQPRWQILMAILSVLSMCIGNLGALMQRDVKRMLAYSSIAHAGYLIAAFTALPTDGIAAAAFYSAAYAAMNVGAFIVITLVTGYQERLRTGEDYTGLALRHPVLGAALTFFLMSMIGIPFTGGFFGKFYVFTAVMHTGHVNLAVIGLLNSGVACFYYLRLIVRIYTAPATAEFADYTLASQTDPAMLQRPTGYFTTPTITRVPSYLALAAAVAATLLLGIAPGRVLTMAQVAAIATAPAGVATGNTVGDPAALH; encoded by the coding sequence ATGTTCGAATCCCTTGGAAACAACGTTCTCGCGCTGCTGCCGGAGTATGTGCTCACCATCATTGGTGTGATCATCATGCTTCTGGAGCCTGTCTTGCCCCCATCACGCTCGCGGAAACCGCTGGGCTGGCTCGCAATCTTTGGCGGCGTCGTCGCAACTGTCATCAGCCTTTGGCAGCTTCACCTGGGCATCATGAATGCGTTCCACGACTCCATCCGTGTGGACAGCTACTCGGTCTTCTTCCAGGTCATCATCGGCCTGGTCGTCGTGGCCACGCTGCTCACCTCGCTGGATTTTTTGGACCGCAAGGAATCTCACGCTGGTGAGTATTACGCGCTGGTCTGCTTCGGCGCCGTCGGCATGATGCTGATGTGCTGCTCGACCGAGCTGCTGATGGTCTTTATCGGCCTTGAGATCTCATCAATCTCGACGTACATCATGGCAGGCTTCCGCAAGGGCCAAGCCACCGGCACCGAGAGCTCGCTCAAATACTTCCTGCTCGGCTCGTTCGCCACGGCGTTCTTCCTCTACGGCATCGCGCTCACCTTCGGCGCAACCGGGTCGACGAACCTCACGGTCATTGCGCAGGCCATGACGACGACACAGACCCCGGTGCTTGCGGTCCTCGCCGTCGCGATGATCATCATCGGGATCGGCTTCAAGGTCTCTGCTGCTCCCTTTCACGTGTGGACACCGGACGTCTACCAAGGCGCACCGCCGCCCGTCGTCGGCATGATGTCGACCGCACCGAAGGCCGCTGCCTTTGCCGTTCTGCTGCGCATCCTCTTCTCGGGCTATGCCATGCTGCAGCCACGCTGGCAGATCCTGATGGCGATCCTCTCCGTGCTAAGCATGTGCATCGGCAATCTTGGCGCGCTGATGCAGCGTGATGTGAAGCGCATGCTGGCCTATTCCTCGATCGCTCACGCTGGCTACCTGATTGCAGCCTTCACTGCCCTGCCCACGGACGGCATCGCTGCCGCAGCCTTTTACTCCGCTGCCTACGCGGCCATGAATGTCGGCGCCTTCATCGTCATCACCCTGGTCACCGGCTACCAGGAGCGCCTGCGTACCGGCGAAGACTACACTGGCCTCGCGTTGCGCCATCCTGTGCTCGGCGCTGCCCTTACCTTCTTCCTGATGTCGATGATCGGTATCCCTTTCACCGGCGGCTTCTTCGGCAAGTTCTACGTCTTCACGGCGGTCATGCACACCGGCCACGTGAACCTCGCGGTCATCGGCCTGCTCAACTCCGGGGTCGCATGCTTCTACTACCTGCGGTTGATCGTGCGCATCTACACAGCGCCCGCGACTGCCGAGTTCGCGGATTACACGCTCGCGAGCCAGACCGATCCGGCCATGCTGCAGCGTCCGACCGGCTACTTCACCACCCCGACCATCACGCGTGTCCCGTCGTACCTTGCTCTGGCAGCAGCCGTGGCTGCGACCCTTCTACTCGGCATCGCACCGGGAAGAGTACTCACCATGGCACAGGTCGCCGCCATCGCTACCGCCCCTGCGGGCGTTGCAACGGGCAACACTGTGGGCGATCCGGCAGCACTGCACTAG
- a CDS encoding lysine--tRNA ligase gives MFASDFEEEQYKLRQEKLTKIQELGAQAGLLPLEATYPNSFSFTHTAPQIVDAYADVTGEQLEADKPPVAIAGRVMAHRRQGKAGFAVLQNNGVRLQIYVRKDDVGERAFELYKLLDLGDHIGVQGHLFRTRTGELTVHVTELVFLSKSMLALPDKFHGLTDIELRYRQRYVDLFMDTGEDAAEPSTEEAAADSVNPEAIAAATAPLKRLPARDVFVKRAQVLKALRTYFDSRGYIEVETPMMQPVAGGAAARPFVTHHNTMDMELYLRIAPELYLKRLVVGGLDRVYEINRNFRNEGISTQHNPEFTMLEFYQAYANYNDLMTMTEEIVTFVANEVNGTTLINFPLPKGPRAGEMVEIDLGKWTKLSMKEAIIKWWPKEYGAALSKDDFNERSLFGQAIVRAAQSAGGDASSDWVEASSETSGSWIKSGDQMQLMTAEKRGEYLRARALKQIHDAHMGGAPLGKSISDLFEVLAEEHLIQPHIIYDFPLAVSPLSKVKPDEPDWVERFEFYIGGFEIGNAFSELNDPEDQRRRFEDQLHEKERGDDEAHAMDADYVRALAYGLPPTGGEGIGIDRLTMLLTGSRSIRDVILFPLLRPAKKPVLEKSDEPTA, from the coding sequence ATGTTCGCATCCGATTTTGAAGAAGAGCAGTACAAGCTGCGCCAGGAAAAGCTCACGAAAATTCAGGAGCTCGGCGCTCAGGCAGGTCTTTTGCCGCTGGAGGCCACCTACCCCAACAGCTTTTCGTTTACACACACCGCCCCACAGATCGTCGACGCCTACGCCGACGTCACCGGCGAGCAGCTTGAGGCAGACAAGCCTCCCGTAGCCATCGCGGGCCGTGTCATGGCGCACCGCCGCCAGGGCAAAGCAGGCTTTGCCGTGCTGCAGAATAACGGCGTCCGCCTGCAGATTTACGTCCGCAAGGACGATGTGGGCGAGCGTGCCTTTGAGCTCTACAAGCTGCTCGACCTGGGCGACCACATCGGCGTGCAGGGCCACCTCTTCCGCACGCGCACCGGCGAGCTCACCGTACACGTCACGGAGCTGGTCTTCCTGTCGAAAAGCATGCTCGCGCTGCCCGACAAGTTCCACGGCCTCACCGACATTGAGCTGCGCTACCGCCAGCGCTATGTCGACCTGTTCATGGACACCGGCGAAGATGCCGCTGAGCCGTCGACCGAGGAAGCAGCAGCCGACAGCGTCAACCCGGAGGCGATTGCAGCCGCAACGGCTCCGCTGAAGCGCCTGCCCGCACGCGATGTCTTCGTGAAGCGCGCGCAGGTGCTGAAGGCGCTGCGCACGTACTTTGATAGCCGCGGGTACATCGAAGTTGAGACGCCCATGATGCAGCCCGTCGCCGGCGGTGCGGCGGCGCGGCCGTTCGTCACGCACCACAACACCATGGACATGGAGCTCTACCTGCGCATTGCGCCGGAGCTCTACCTGAAGCGCCTGGTCGTCGGCGGCCTGGACCGTGTCTACGAGATCAATCGCAACTTCCGCAATGAAGGCATCAGCACCCAGCACAATCCTGAGTTCACGATGCTGGAGTTCTACCAGGCCTACGCGAACTATAACGACCTGATGACCATGACGGAAGAGATCGTCACCTTCGTCGCCAACGAAGTGAATGGGACAACGCTGATCAACTTCCCGCTGCCCAAGGGGCCTCGCGCCGGCGAGATGGTGGAGATTGATCTTGGAAAGTGGACGAAGCTTTCGATGAAGGAAGCGATTATCAAGTGGTGGCCGAAAGAATACGGAGCAGCTCTATCCAAAGACGACTTCAATGAACGGAGTTTGTTCGGTCAAGCGATAGTGCGCGCAGCGCAGTCTGCCGGCGGTGACGCGTCGAGCGATTGGGTCGAAGCTTCGAGCGAAACATCAGGGAGTTGGATCAAGAGCGGCGATCAGATGCAGCTCATGACCGCGGAAAAGCGCGGTGAATACCTACGTGCCAGAGCTCTCAAACAGATACACGATGCTCATATGGGTGGCGCTCCACTTGGAAAGTCGATTTCGGATTTGTTTGAGGTCCTTGCCGAAGAACATCTCATCCAGCCGCACATCATCTACGACTTCCCGCTAGCCGTCTCACCACTCAGCAAGGTAAAACCGGACGAACCCGACTGGGTCGAGCGTTTCGAGTTCTACATCGGCGGCTTCGAGATCGGCAATGCGTTCAGCGAGCTCAACGACCCGGAAGATCAGCGCCGGCGCTTTGAAGACCAGCTCCACGAGAAGGAGCGCGGCGACGACGAAGCTCACGCCATGGACGCGGACTACGTCCGTGCGCTGGCCTATGGCCTGCCACCCACCGGTGGCGAAGGCATCGGCATCGATCGCCTGACCATGCTGCTCACCGGCTCGCGGTCCATTCGCGACGTCATCCTCTTCCCGCTCCTCCGCCCTGCCAAGAAGCCGGTATTGGAGAAGTCTGACGAGCCAACCGCGTAA
- a CDS encoding UbiX family flavin prenyltransferase → MNQSTQGRILTVAMTGASGALFTAALLKLLDADVRVETIHFIASDHALRVVGEELAPTGRSGLVDALLQAVGGGPASSKIKTVRNDDIGAAVASGSHPSDGMIVLPCSMGTLASISNGLASRLIDRAADVTLKERRPLILCVRETPFNRIHLRNMSLAADAGATIFPVIPAMYFRPPGLEEIARQFACRVLAHVGLQQAEAYQWKSGE, encoded by the coding sequence ATGAATCAGTCCACGCAAGGCCGCATTCTTACCGTTGCCATGACGGGCGCCAGCGGCGCTCTTTTCACCGCTGCCCTGCTCAAATTGCTGGACGCGGACGTTCGCGTTGAGACGATTCATTTCATTGCCTCCGATCACGCCTTGCGCGTCGTCGGAGAGGAGCTGGCGCCCACTGGACGCAGTGGTTTGGTGGACGCGCTTTTGCAGGCTGTTGGTGGTGGTCCGGCCTCCTCCAAGATCAAGACGGTTCGCAACGATGACATTGGTGCCGCGGTCGCCAGCGGCAGCCATCCATCGGACGGCATGATCGTTCTTCCCTGCTCGATGGGGACTCTGGCTTCCATCAGCAACGGTCTGGCATCGCGACTGATTGACCGCGCCGCCGACGTGACGCTTAAGGAGCGTCGGCCGCTGATCCTTTGTGTACGTGAGACGCCGTTCAACCGCATTCACCTGCGCAACATGTCCTTGGCAGCCGACGCCGGCGCAACCATCTTTCCGGTGATCCCCGCGATGTATTTCCGGCCACCGGGGCTGGAGGAGATCGCACGTCAGTTCGCATGCCGTGTGCTGGCACACGTTGGGCTGCAGCAGGCTGAAGCCTACCAGTGGAAGTCCGGCGAATAG
- a CDS encoding nitroreductase family protein — MLPPLKSLPDAIRERRSTPSFDGREVPAEDIRKILEAGLSAPSGYNVQPWRFVVVQSPEVKKKLRAACFNQAKVEEAPVVIACCGDVDSWRRDADDIVRMGLEGGMSEGYAAQLKSYVESYLLSLNTDQMHGWLNKQVTYAAAYMQLTAEVMGYDTAAMEGFEEDHVKEALRLPLSYWVVSLLAIGHLKGPDKYFGGRFDINHTCFADEFGKPLK; from the coding sequence ATGCTTCCACCGCTTAAATCGCTGCCGGACGCGATCCGCGAACGCCGCAGCACACCCTCGTTCGATGGGCGCGAAGTCCCCGCAGAGGATATTCGAAAGATCCTCGAGGCAGGACTTTCCGCACCCTCCGGCTACAACGTGCAGCCATGGCGCTTCGTGGTGGTGCAGTCGCCCGAGGTGAAGAAGAAGCTACGTGCAGCATGCTTCAACCAGGCAAAGGTTGAAGAAGCTCCCGTGGTGATTGCCTGCTGTGGTGATGTGGACAGCTGGCGTCGCGACGCCGACGACATCGTCCGCATGGGCCTTGAGGGCGGCATGAGCGAAGGCTACGCCGCACAGTTGAAGAGCTACGTTGAAAGCTATCTGCTGAGCCTGAACACTGACCAGATGCATGGCTGGCTTAACAAGCAGGTGACCTATGCTGCTGCCTACATGCAGTTGACTGCCGAGGTCATGGGCTATGACACCGCAGCCATGGAAGGTTTCGAAGAGGACCACGTAAAGGAAGCGCTGCGTCTGCCACTGAGCTACTGGGTCGTCTCCCTGCTTGCCATCGGCCATCTGAAGGGGCCGGACAAGTATTTCGGCGGGCGATTCGACATCAATCACACCTGCTTTGCCGATGAGTTTGGGAAGCCGCTGAAGTGA
- a CDS encoding AtpZ/AtpI family protein — translation MSDKGNTPGKPKGTLGDLVKAESMIQLAIALPMGCVVGWFLGSLLDKHFGTHYWMVVGILIGAAGGFIKIYQTASKFMKDPE, via the coding sequence ATGAGCGACAAAGGCAACACACCGGGCAAACCGAAGGGCACACTGGGCGATCTGGTCAAGGCCGAGAGCATGATCCAGCTTGCGATCGCGCTGCCCATGGGCTGCGTTGTGGGTTGGTTTCTCGGCAGCCTGCTCGACAAGCACTTCGGCACGCACTACTGGATGGTCGTCGGCATCCTGATCGGCGCGGCAGGCGGATTCATCAAGATCTACCAGACCGCTTCGAAGTTCATGAAGGACCCCGAATAG